In the Sebastes fasciatus isolate fSebFas1 chromosome 20, fSebFas1.pri, whole genome shotgun sequence genome, one interval contains:
- the LOC141758490 gene encoding SUN domain-containing protein 1-like isoform X10 translates to MSVGDEDVDLQSWGCTDLSSYSSSVWDSEKEHQDLLLSGIMSRRSLRLDEGLLDRSLPQSSASFSVGGGSWKSTRSLKSRRSQHHSVSCSESVLLNNSSLPSVASDASLLSSLLDESSVQETTLVDTFWGLDQDVDPKESTVIEQSTGLADRRLIGSDGRCPKHLVQTLGRVYCKDCELHSVSAYCSSSTSGMETSTIYSRDRSRKTRIDVLQLWLDCSLLCVRRAAASCLSALTHTWQVCRRRLSQTDNRNGARSGLFGVMDLRESTTTQKELHPNGSLCDVYRWLNRRQHHMTASFLTTRFPVRLLLVLLPLLLLFSLCWFGPAGLQSVLPAVNITEAVSDVPDLSSTHGFTSSQSPSAEGAVEESREVQPFVETLFSRPPAAGEEEAAPAEDEDESGRLVRLERSLATLWEQVEAGGQRAEQRHVEVLRLYADLQQQMVANREGVEPWMSGLLDQHLDQHLDQHLDRLRRRLDEEKLQTEQSLQKDLLQQQSQTSRLDQLELQLQTLAARTEELHRRREAATTVSPSPTTLVASVSGAVDRQSHDALLAEVARLEEALEDVRRDVKGLSGCQDSYRRLDTIQQTISAQVSAQVREEVRVLVYGNQLTVGGGAPGDAAAAAAGLPESLLEWLSQQYVSGANLQAVLASLELSIIQNISLQLEKRRSEETVREAVLHAAGAAGAAVTREDVHEIVKNALRLFSEDRTGLADYALESGGGSILSTRCSETYETKAALLSLFGLPLWYFSQSPRAVIQPDVHPGNCWAFRGSAGFLVIRLSMRILPTAFSLEHIPRILAPSGTLHSAPRDFTVYGLDDESQERGKLLGSYTYDEDGEALQTYAVTEENDRTFQIIEVQVLSNWGHQEYTCMYRFRVHGTSGDT, encoded by the exons ATGAGCGTCGGTGATGAGGACGTGGACCTGCAGAGCTGGGGCTGTACTGACCT ctccagcTACTCCTCCTCAGTGTGGGACTCAGAGAAGGAGCATCAGGACCTCCTCCTCTCAGGGATCATGTCCAGACGCAGCCTGCGGCTGGATGAAGGCCTGTTGGACCGTAGTCTTCCTCAGAGCAGCGCCTCCTTCAGTGTGGGAGGAGGCAGCTGGAAGAGCACCAG gtcgTTGAAGTCTCGTCGTTCTCAGCATCACTCCGTCTCCTGCTCAGAGTCTGTCCtcctcaacaacagcagccTCCCCAGCGTGGCCTCCGACGCCTCCCTGCTGTCCTCGCTGCTGGACGAGTCCTCCGTGCAGGAGACCACGCTGGTGGACACCTTCTGGG GTCTGGACCAGGACGTTGATCCTAAAG AAAGCACCGTCATCGAGCAGAGCACCGGCCTGGCAGACCGCCGTCTGATTGGCTCAGACGGACGCTGTCCCAAACACCTGGTCCAGACGCTCGGCAGGGTTTACTGTAAAGACTGTGAGCTGCACTCCGTCAGCGCGTactgctcctcctccacctcggGGATGGAGACCTCCACCATCTACAGCAGAGACCGGAGCCGCAAGACCAGGATAG ATGTGCTGCAGCTGTGGTTGGACTGCTCTCTGCTGTGTGTCAGGAGAGCTGCAGCCAGCTGTTTGTCTGCGCTGACACACACCTGGCAGGTGTGTCGGCGGCGGCTCTCACAGACTGATAACAGAAATGGAG CTCGATCCGGTCTCTTTGGAGTCATGGACCTGAGGGAGTCCACCACGACCCAGAAGGAGCTCCATCCCAACGGATCTCTGT GTGATGTGTACAGGTGGCTCAACAGACGACAGCATCACATGACCGCGAGCTTCCTCACAACACG GTTTCCTGTCCGGCTCCTCCTGgttctcctccctctgctgctcctcttca GTCTGTGTTGGTTCGGTCCAGCCGGTCTACAGTCTGTCCTTCCAGCTGTCAACATCACAGAGGCGGTCTCTGATGTCCCCGATCTGTCCTCCACACACGGCTTCACGTCCTCCCAGAGCCCATCGGCAGAGGGCGCCGTGGAGGAGTCGAGGGAGGTGCAGCCCTTCGTGGAGACGCTCTTCAGTCGACCTCCAGCGGCGGGAGAGGAG GAAGCGGCGCCGgcggaggatgaggatgagtcGGGTCGGCTTGTTCGTCTGGAGCGGAGTCTGGCGACGCTGTGGGAGCAGGTGGAGGCCGGAGGGCAGCGGGCGGAGCAGAGACACGTGGAGGTGCTCCGGCTGTACGCTGacctccagcagcagatggtcgCCAACCGAGAGGGCGTGGAGCCCTGGATGAGCGGCCTGCTGGACCAGCATCTGGACCAGCATCTGGACCAGCACCTGGACCGGCTCAGGAGACGACTGGACGAGGAGAAACTGCAGACTGAGCAG TCTCTGCAGAAGGATCTGTTACAGCAGCAGAGTCAGACGTCTCGTCTGGATCAGctggagctgcagctgcagaCGCTGGCCGCCAGGACAGAG GAGTTGCATAGGAGACGAGAAGCTGCTACGACTGTCTCACCTTCACCAACAACACTTGTAGCTTCCGTCAG TGGTGCTGTGGACCGTCAGTCCCATGATGCCTTGCTGGCGGAGGTTGCGCGGTTGGAAGAGGCTCTGGAGGACGTCAGGCGGGATGTTAAGGGTCTGTCTGGGTGTCAGGACAGCTACCGACGACTCGACACAATCCAGCAGACG ATCTCAGCGCAGGTCTCCGCTCAGGTCCGTGAGGAGGTTCGGGTTCTGGTCTACGGCAACCAGCTGACGGTGGGGGGCGGGGCGCCCGGAgatgccgccgccgccgccgccggcCTCCCAGAGTCGCTCCTCGAGTGGCTGTCGCAGCAGTACGTCAGCGGCGCCAACCTGCAGGCGGTGCTGGCCTCTCTGGAGCTCAGCATCATACAGAACATCAGCCTGCAGCTGGAGAAGCGCCGCAGCGAGGAGACGGTCCGAGAGGCCGTCCTGCACGCCGCCGGGGCTGCTGGGGCCGCCGTGACCCGGGAG GACGTCCATGAGATCGTGAAGAACGCTCTGCGCCTGTTTTCTGAGGACCGAACTGGCCTGGCGGACTACGCTCTGGAGTCAGGAG GGGGCAGCATCCTGAGCACTCGCTGCTCGGAGACGTACGAGACGAAGGCGGCGCTGCTCAGTCTGTTCGGACTTCCTCTCTGGTATTTCTCTCAGTCTCCTCGAGCTGTGATCCAG CCGGACGTCCATCCAGGAAACTGCTGGGCCTTCAGAGGCTCCGCGGGCTTCCTGGTGATCCGCCTCTCCATGAGGATCCTCCCCACCGCCTTCTCCCTGGAGCACATCCCAAGAATCCTGGCGCCCAGCGGGACGCTGCACAGCGCCCCCCGAGACTTCACCGTCTAc GGTCTGGATGATGAGAGTCAGGAGAGAGGGAAGCTGCTGGGCTCCTACACCTACGACGAGGACGGAGAAGCTCTGCAGACCTACGCCGTCACC GAGGAGAATGACCGAACCTTCCAGATCATCGAGGTTCAGGTGTTGTCCAACTGGGGCCACCAGGAGTACACCTGCATGTACCGCTTCAGGGTGCACGGGACGTCCGGAGACACCTGA
- the LOC141758490 gene encoding SUN domain-containing protein 1-like isoform X3 → MSVGDEDVDLQSWGCTDLSSYSSSVWDSEKEHQDLLLSGIMSRRSLRLDEGLLDRSLPQSSASFSVGGGSWKSTRSLKSRRSQHHSVSCSESVLLNNSSLPSVASDASLLSSLLDESSVQETTLVDTFWGLDQDVDPKESTVIEQSTGLADRRLIGSDGRCPKHLVQTLGRVYCKDCELHSVSAYCSSSTSGMETSTIYSRDRSRKTRIDVLQLWLDCSLLCVRRAAASCLSALTHTWQVCRRRLSQTDNRNGARSGLFGVMDLRESTTTQKELHPNGSLCDDCQEKQRSDTHTVTSSSSSPSSSWSSVASCLLGLMWSAAVFTAQSLCQLTLRAASAVWPLIKKLFSTSRSAGRSAGDVYRWLNRRQHHMTASFLTTRFPVRLLLVLLPLLLLFSLCWFGPAGLQSVLPAVNITEAVSDVPDLSSTHGFTSSQSPSAEGAVEESREVQPFVETLFSRPPAAGEEEAAPAEDEDESGRLVRLERSLATLWEQVEAGGQRAEQRHVEVLRLYADLQQQMVANREGVEPWMSGLLDQHLDQHLDQHLDRLRRRLDEEKLQTEQSLQKDLLQQQSQTSRLDQLELQLQTLAARTEELHRRREAATTVSPSPTTLVASVSGAVDRQSHDALLAEVARLEEALEDVRRDVKGLSGCQDSYRRLDTIQQTISAQVSAQVREEVRVLVYGNQLTVGGGAPGDAAAAAAGLPESLLEWLSQQYVSGANLQAVLASLELSIIQNISLQLEKRRSEETVREAVLHAAGAAGAAVTREDVHEIVKNALRLFSEDRTGLADYALESGGGSILSTRCSETYETKAALLSLFGLPLWYFSQSPRAVIQPDVHPGNCWAFRGSAGFLVIRLSMRILPTAFSLEHIPRILAPSGTLHSAPRDFTVYGLDDESQERGKLLGSYTYDEDGEALQTYAVTEENDRTFQIIEVQVLSNWGHQEYTCMYRFRVHGTSGDT, encoded by the exons ATGAGCGTCGGTGATGAGGACGTGGACCTGCAGAGCTGGGGCTGTACTGACCT ctccagcTACTCCTCCTCAGTGTGGGACTCAGAGAAGGAGCATCAGGACCTCCTCCTCTCAGGGATCATGTCCAGACGCAGCCTGCGGCTGGATGAAGGCCTGTTGGACCGTAGTCTTCCTCAGAGCAGCGCCTCCTTCAGTGTGGGAGGAGGCAGCTGGAAGAGCACCAG gtcgTTGAAGTCTCGTCGTTCTCAGCATCACTCCGTCTCCTGCTCAGAGTCTGTCCtcctcaacaacagcagccTCCCCAGCGTGGCCTCCGACGCCTCCCTGCTGTCCTCGCTGCTGGACGAGTCCTCCGTGCAGGAGACCACGCTGGTGGACACCTTCTGGG GTCTGGACCAGGACGTTGATCCTAAAG AAAGCACCGTCATCGAGCAGAGCACCGGCCTGGCAGACCGCCGTCTGATTGGCTCAGACGGACGCTGTCCCAAACACCTGGTCCAGACGCTCGGCAGGGTTTACTGTAAAGACTGTGAGCTGCACTCCGTCAGCGCGTactgctcctcctccacctcggGGATGGAGACCTCCACCATCTACAGCAGAGACCGGAGCCGCAAGACCAGGATAG ATGTGCTGCAGCTGTGGTTGGACTGCTCTCTGCTGTGTGTCAGGAGAGCTGCAGCCAGCTGTTTGTCTGCGCTGACACACACCTGGCAGGTGTGTCGGCGGCGGCTCTCACAGACTGATAACAGAAATGGAG CTCGATCCGGTCTCTTTGGAGTCATGGACCTGAGGGAGTCCACCACGACCCAGAAGGAGCTCCATCCCAACGGATCTCTGT GTGACGACTGTCAGGAGAAACAACGCTCAGACACTCACACtgtcacctcctcttcctcttcaccttCCTCTTCATGGTCCTCAGTGGCTTCCTGTTTGTTGGGGCTGATGTGGAGCGCTGCTGTTTTCACAG CTCAGAGTCTCTGTCAGCTGACTCTCAGAGCAGCTTCAGCTGTTTGGCCTCTGATCAAGAAACTGTTTTCAACTTCTCGGAGCGCCGGACGCTCTGCAG GTGATGTGTACAGGTGGCTCAACAGACGACAGCATCACATGACCGCGAGCTTCCTCACAACACG GTTTCCTGTCCGGCTCCTCCTGgttctcctccctctgctgctcctcttca GTCTGTGTTGGTTCGGTCCAGCCGGTCTACAGTCTGTCCTTCCAGCTGTCAACATCACAGAGGCGGTCTCTGATGTCCCCGATCTGTCCTCCACACACGGCTTCACGTCCTCCCAGAGCCCATCGGCAGAGGGCGCCGTGGAGGAGTCGAGGGAGGTGCAGCCCTTCGTGGAGACGCTCTTCAGTCGACCTCCAGCGGCGGGAGAGGAG GAAGCGGCGCCGgcggaggatgaggatgagtcGGGTCGGCTTGTTCGTCTGGAGCGGAGTCTGGCGACGCTGTGGGAGCAGGTGGAGGCCGGAGGGCAGCGGGCGGAGCAGAGACACGTGGAGGTGCTCCGGCTGTACGCTGacctccagcagcagatggtcgCCAACCGAGAGGGCGTGGAGCCCTGGATGAGCGGCCTGCTGGACCAGCATCTGGACCAGCATCTGGACCAGCACCTGGACCGGCTCAGGAGACGACTGGACGAGGAGAAACTGCAGACTGAGCAG TCTCTGCAGAAGGATCTGTTACAGCAGCAGAGTCAGACGTCTCGTCTGGATCAGctggagctgcagctgcagaCGCTGGCCGCCAGGACAGAG GAGTTGCATAGGAGACGAGAAGCTGCTACGACTGTCTCACCTTCACCAACAACACTTGTAGCTTCCGTCAG TGGTGCTGTGGACCGTCAGTCCCATGATGCCTTGCTGGCGGAGGTTGCGCGGTTGGAAGAGGCTCTGGAGGACGTCAGGCGGGATGTTAAGGGTCTGTCTGGGTGTCAGGACAGCTACCGACGACTCGACACAATCCAGCAGACG ATCTCAGCGCAGGTCTCCGCTCAGGTCCGTGAGGAGGTTCGGGTTCTGGTCTACGGCAACCAGCTGACGGTGGGGGGCGGGGCGCCCGGAgatgccgccgccgccgccgccggcCTCCCAGAGTCGCTCCTCGAGTGGCTGTCGCAGCAGTACGTCAGCGGCGCCAACCTGCAGGCGGTGCTGGCCTCTCTGGAGCTCAGCATCATACAGAACATCAGCCTGCAGCTGGAGAAGCGCCGCAGCGAGGAGACGGTCCGAGAGGCCGTCCTGCACGCCGCCGGGGCTGCTGGGGCCGCCGTGACCCGGGAG GACGTCCATGAGATCGTGAAGAACGCTCTGCGCCTGTTTTCTGAGGACCGAACTGGCCTGGCGGACTACGCTCTGGAGTCAGGAG GGGGCAGCATCCTGAGCACTCGCTGCTCGGAGACGTACGAGACGAAGGCGGCGCTGCTCAGTCTGTTCGGACTTCCTCTCTGGTATTTCTCTCAGTCTCCTCGAGCTGTGATCCAG CCGGACGTCCATCCAGGAAACTGCTGGGCCTTCAGAGGCTCCGCGGGCTTCCTGGTGATCCGCCTCTCCATGAGGATCCTCCCCACCGCCTTCTCCCTGGAGCACATCCCAAGAATCCTGGCGCCCAGCGGGACGCTGCACAGCGCCCCCCGAGACTTCACCGTCTAc GGTCTGGATGATGAGAGTCAGGAGAGAGGGAAGCTGCTGGGCTCCTACACCTACGACGAGGACGGAGAAGCTCTGCAGACCTACGCCGTCACC GAGGAGAATGACCGAACCTTCCAGATCATCGAGGTTCAGGTGTTGTCCAACTGGGGCCACCAGGAGTACACCTGCATGTACCGCTTCAGGGTGCACGGGACGTCCGGAGACACCTGA
- the LOC141758490 gene encoding uncharacterized protein LOC141758490 isoform X11 encodes MSVGDEDVDLQSWGCTDLSSYSSSVWDSEKEHQDLLLSGIMSRRSLRLDEGLLDRSLPQSSASFSVGGGSWKSTRSLKSRRSQHHSVSCSESVLLNNSSLPSVASDASLLSSLLDESSVQETTLVDTFWGLDQDVDPKESTVIEQSTGLADRRLIGSDGRCPKHLVQTLGRVYCKDCELHSVSAYCSSSTSGMETSTIYSRDRSRKTRIARSGLFGVMDLRESTTTQKELHPNGSLSQSLCQLTLRAASAVWPLIKKLFSTSRSAGRSAGETAGDVYRWLNRRQHHMTASFLTTRFPVRLLLVLLPLLLLFSLCWFGPAGLQSVLPAVNITEAVSDVPDLSSTHGFTSSQSPSAEGAVEESREVQPFVETLFSRPPAAGEEEAAPAEDEDESGRLVRLERSLATLWEQVEAGGQRAEQRHVEVLRLYADLQQQMVANREGVEPWMSGLLDQHLDQHLDQHLDRLRRRLDEEKLQTEQSLQKDLLQQQSQTSRLDQLELQLQTLAARTEELHRRREAATTVSPSPTTLVASVSGAVDRQSHDALLAEVARLEEALEDVRRDVKGLSGCQDSYRRLDTIQQTISAQVSAQVREEVRVLVYGNQLTVGGGAPGDAAAAAAGLPESLLEWLSQQYVSGANLQAVLASLELSIIQNISLQLEKRRSEETVREAVLHAAGAAGAAVTREDVHEIVKNALRLFSEDRTGLADYALESGGGSILSTRCSETYETKAALLSLFGLPLWYFSQSPRAVIQPDVHPGNCWAFRGSAGFLVIRLSMRILPTAFSLEHIPRILAPSGTLHSAPRDFTVYGLDDESQERGKLLGSYTYDEDGEALQTYAVTEENDRTFQIIEVQVLSNWGHQEYTCMYRFRVHGTSGDT; translated from the exons ATGAGCGTCGGTGATGAGGACGTGGACCTGCAGAGCTGGGGCTGTACTGACCT ctccagcTACTCCTCCTCAGTGTGGGACTCAGAGAAGGAGCATCAGGACCTCCTCCTCTCAGGGATCATGTCCAGACGCAGCCTGCGGCTGGATGAAGGCCTGTTGGACCGTAGTCTTCCTCAGAGCAGCGCCTCCTTCAGTGTGGGAGGAGGCAGCTGGAAGAGCACCAG gtcgTTGAAGTCTCGTCGTTCTCAGCATCACTCCGTCTCCTGCTCAGAGTCTGTCCtcctcaacaacagcagccTCCCCAGCGTGGCCTCCGACGCCTCCCTGCTGTCCTCGCTGCTGGACGAGTCCTCCGTGCAGGAGACCACGCTGGTGGACACCTTCTGGG GTCTGGACCAGGACGTTGATCCTAAAG AAAGCACCGTCATCGAGCAGAGCACCGGCCTGGCAGACCGCCGTCTGATTGGCTCAGACGGACGCTGTCCCAAACACCTGGTCCAGACGCTCGGCAGGGTTTACTGTAAAGACTGTGAGCTGCACTCCGTCAGCGCGTactgctcctcctccacctcggGGATGGAGACCTCCACCATCTACAGCAGAGACCGGAGCCGCAAGACCAGGATAG CTCGATCCGGTCTCTTTGGAGTCATGGACCTGAGGGAGTCCACCACGACCCAGAAGGAGCTCCATCCCAACGGATCTCTGT CTCAGAGTCTCTGTCAGCTGACTCTCAGAGCAGCTTCAGCTGTTTGGCCTCTGATCAAGAAACTGTTTTCAACTTCTCGGAGCGCCGGACGCTCTGCAG gtgagaCAGCAGGTGATGTGTACAGGTGGCTCAACAGACGACAGCATCACATGACCGCGAGCTTCCTCACAACACG GTTTCCTGTCCGGCTCCTCCTGgttctcctccctctgctgctcctcttca GTCTGTGTTGGTTCGGTCCAGCCGGTCTACAGTCTGTCCTTCCAGCTGTCAACATCACAGAGGCGGTCTCTGATGTCCCCGATCTGTCCTCCACACACGGCTTCACGTCCTCCCAGAGCCCATCGGCAGAGGGCGCCGTGGAGGAGTCGAGGGAGGTGCAGCCCTTCGTGGAGACGCTCTTCAGTCGACCTCCAGCGGCGGGAGAGGAG GAAGCGGCGCCGgcggaggatgaggatgagtcGGGTCGGCTTGTTCGTCTGGAGCGGAGTCTGGCGACGCTGTGGGAGCAGGTGGAGGCCGGAGGGCAGCGGGCGGAGCAGAGACACGTGGAGGTGCTCCGGCTGTACGCTGacctccagcagcagatggtcgCCAACCGAGAGGGCGTGGAGCCCTGGATGAGCGGCCTGCTGGACCAGCATCTGGACCAGCATCTGGACCAGCACCTGGACCGGCTCAGGAGACGACTGGACGAGGAGAAACTGCAGACTGAGCAG TCTCTGCAGAAGGATCTGTTACAGCAGCAGAGTCAGACGTCTCGTCTGGATCAGctggagctgcagctgcagaCGCTGGCCGCCAGGACAGAG GAGTTGCATAGGAGACGAGAAGCTGCTACGACTGTCTCACCTTCACCAACAACACTTGTAGCTTCCGTCAG TGGTGCTGTGGACCGTCAGTCCCATGATGCCTTGCTGGCGGAGGTTGCGCGGTTGGAAGAGGCTCTGGAGGACGTCAGGCGGGATGTTAAGGGTCTGTCTGGGTGTCAGGACAGCTACCGACGACTCGACACAATCCAGCAGACG ATCTCAGCGCAGGTCTCCGCTCAGGTCCGTGAGGAGGTTCGGGTTCTGGTCTACGGCAACCAGCTGACGGTGGGGGGCGGGGCGCCCGGAgatgccgccgccgccgccgccggcCTCCCAGAGTCGCTCCTCGAGTGGCTGTCGCAGCAGTACGTCAGCGGCGCCAACCTGCAGGCGGTGCTGGCCTCTCTGGAGCTCAGCATCATACAGAACATCAGCCTGCAGCTGGAGAAGCGCCGCAGCGAGGAGACGGTCCGAGAGGCCGTCCTGCACGCCGCCGGGGCTGCTGGGGCCGCCGTGACCCGGGAG GACGTCCATGAGATCGTGAAGAACGCTCTGCGCCTGTTTTCTGAGGACCGAACTGGCCTGGCGGACTACGCTCTGGAGTCAGGAG GGGGCAGCATCCTGAGCACTCGCTGCTCGGAGACGTACGAGACGAAGGCGGCGCTGCTCAGTCTGTTCGGACTTCCTCTCTGGTATTTCTCTCAGTCTCCTCGAGCTGTGATCCAG CCGGACGTCCATCCAGGAAACTGCTGGGCCTTCAGAGGCTCCGCGGGCTTCCTGGTGATCCGCCTCTCCATGAGGATCCTCCCCACCGCCTTCTCCCTGGAGCACATCCCAAGAATCCTGGCGCCCAGCGGGACGCTGCACAGCGCCCCCCGAGACTTCACCGTCTAc GGTCTGGATGATGAGAGTCAGGAGAGAGGGAAGCTGCTGGGCTCCTACACCTACGACGAGGACGGAGAAGCTCTGCAGACCTACGCCGTCACC GAGGAGAATGACCGAACCTTCCAGATCATCGAGGTTCAGGTGTTGTCCAACTGGGGCCACCAGGAGTACACCTGCATGTACCGCTTCAGGGTGCACGGGACGTCCGGAGACACCTGA
- the LOC141758490 gene encoding SUN domain-containing protein 1-like isoform X9 yields the protein MSVGDEDVDLQSWGCTDLSSYSSSVWDSEKEHQDLLLSGIMSRRSLRLDEGLLDRSLPQSSASFSVGGGSWKSTRSLKSRRSQHHSVSCSESVLLNNSSLPSVASDASLLSSLLDESSVQETTLVDTFWGLDQDVDPKESTVIEQSTGLADRRLIGSDGRCPKHLVQTLGRVYCKDCELHSVSAYCSSSTSGMETSTIYSRDRSRKTRIDVLQLWLDCSLLCVRRAAASCLSALTHTWQVCRRRLSQTDNRNGARSGLFGVMDLRESTTTQKELHPNGSLSGDVYRWLNRRQHHMTASFLTTRFPVRLLLVLLPLLLLFSLCWFGPAGLQSVLPAVNITEAVSDVPDLSSTHGFTSSQSPSAEGAVEESREVQPFVETLFSRPPAAGEEEAAPAEDEDESGRLVRLERSLATLWEQVEAGGQRAEQRHVEVLRLYADLQQQMVANREGVEPWMSGLLDQHLDQHLDQHLDRLRRRLDEEKLQTEQSLQKDLLQQQSQTSRLDQLELQLQTLAARTEELHRRREAATTVSPSPTTLVASVSGAVDRQSHDALLAEVARLEEALEDVRRDVKGLSGCQDSYRRLDTIQQTISAQVSAQVREEVRVLVYGNQLTVGGGAPGDAAAAAAGLPESLLEWLSQQYVSGANLQAVLASLELSIIQNISLQLEKRRSEETVREAVLHAAGAAGAAVTREDVHEIVKNALRLFSEDRTGLADYALESGGGSILSTRCSETYETKAALLSLFGLPLWYFSQSPRAVIQPDVHPGNCWAFRGSAGFLVIRLSMRILPTAFSLEHIPRILAPSGTLHSAPRDFTVYGLDDESQERGKLLGSYTYDEDGEALQTYAVTEENDRTFQIIEVQVLSNWGHQEYTCMYRFRVHGTSGDT from the exons ATGAGCGTCGGTGATGAGGACGTGGACCTGCAGAGCTGGGGCTGTACTGACCT ctccagcTACTCCTCCTCAGTGTGGGACTCAGAGAAGGAGCATCAGGACCTCCTCCTCTCAGGGATCATGTCCAGACGCAGCCTGCGGCTGGATGAAGGCCTGTTGGACCGTAGTCTTCCTCAGAGCAGCGCCTCCTTCAGTGTGGGAGGAGGCAGCTGGAAGAGCACCAG gtcgTTGAAGTCTCGTCGTTCTCAGCATCACTCCGTCTCCTGCTCAGAGTCTGTCCtcctcaacaacagcagccTCCCCAGCGTGGCCTCCGACGCCTCCCTGCTGTCCTCGCTGCTGGACGAGTCCTCCGTGCAGGAGACCACGCTGGTGGACACCTTCTGGG GTCTGGACCAGGACGTTGATCCTAAAG AAAGCACCGTCATCGAGCAGAGCACCGGCCTGGCAGACCGCCGTCTGATTGGCTCAGACGGACGCTGTCCCAAACACCTGGTCCAGACGCTCGGCAGGGTTTACTGTAAAGACTGTGAGCTGCACTCCGTCAGCGCGTactgctcctcctccacctcggGGATGGAGACCTCCACCATCTACAGCAGAGACCGGAGCCGCAAGACCAGGATAG ATGTGCTGCAGCTGTGGTTGGACTGCTCTCTGCTGTGTGTCAGGAGAGCTGCAGCCAGCTGTTTGTCTGCGCTGACACACACCTGGCAGGTGTGTCGGCGGCGGCTCTCACAGACTGATAACAGAAATGGAG CTCGATCCGGTCTCTTTGGAGTCATGGACCTGAGGGAGTCCACCACGACCCAGAAGGAGCTCCATCCCAACGGATCTCTGT CAGGTGATGTGTACAGGTGGCTCAACAGACGACAGCATCACATGACCGCGAGCTTCCTCACAACACG GTTTCCTGTCCGGCTCCTCCTGgttctcctccctctgctgctcctcttca GTCTGTGTTGGTTCGGTCCAGCCGGTCTACAGTCTGTCCTTCCAGCTGTCAACATCACAGAGGCGGTCTCTGATGTCCCCGATCTGTCCTCCACACACGGCTTCACGTCCTCCCAGAGCCCATCGGCAGAGGGCGCCGTGGAGGAGTCGAGGGAGGTGCAGCCCTTCGTGGAGACGCTCTTCAGTCGACCTCCAGCGGCGGGAGAGGAG GAAGCGGCGCCGgcggaggatgaggatgagtcGGGTCGGCTTGTTCGTCTGGAGCGGAGTCTGGCGACGCTGTGGGAGCAGGTGGAGGCCGGAGGGCAGCGGGCGGAGCAGAGACACGTGGAGGTGCTCCGGCTGTACGCTGacctccagcagcagatggtcgCCAACCGAGAGGGCGTGGAGCCCTGGATGAGCGGCCTGCTGGACCAGCATCTGGACCAGCATCTGGACCAGCACCTGGACCGGCTCAGGAGACGACTGGACGAGGAGAAACTGCAGACTGAGCAG TCTCTGCAGAAGGATCTGTTACAGCAGCAGAGTCAGACGTCTCGTCTGGATCAGctggagctgcagctgcagaCGCTGGCCGCCAGGACAGAG GAGTTGCATAGGAGACGAGAAGCTGCTACGACTGTCTCACCTTCACCAACAACACTTGTAGCTTCCGTCAG TGGTGCTGTGGACCGTCAGTCCCATGATGCCTTGCTGGCGGAGGTTGCGCGGTTGGAAGAGGCTCTGGAGGACGTCAGGCGGGATGTTAAGGGTCTGTCTGGGTGTCAGGACAGCTACCGACGACTCGACACAATCCAGCAGACG ATCTCAGCGCAGGTCTCCGCTCAGGTCCGTGAGGAGGTTCGGGTTCTGGTCTACGGCAACCAGCTGACGGTGGGGGGCGGGGCGCCCGGAgatgccgccgccgccgccgccggcCTCCCAGAGTCGCTCCTCGAGTGGCTGTCGCAGCAGTACGTCAGCGGCGCCAACCTGCAGGCGGTGCTGGCCTCTCTGGAGCTCAGCATCATACAGAACATCAGCCTGCAGCTGGAGAAGCGCCGCAGCGAGGAGACGGTCCGAGAGGCCGTCCTGCACGCCGCCGGGGCTGCTGGGGCCGCCGTGACCCGGGAG GACGTCCATGAGATCGTGAAGAACGCTCTGCGCCTGTTTTCTGAGGACCGAACTGGCCTGGCGGACTACGCTCTGGAGTCAGGAG GGGGCAGCATCCTGAGCACTCGCTGCTCGGAGACGTACGAGACGAAGGCGGCGCTGCTCAGTCTGTTCGGACTTCCTCTCTGGTATTTCTCTCAGTCTCCTCGAGCTGTGATCCAG CCGGACGTCCATCCAGGAAACTGCTGGGCCTTCAGAGGCTCCGCGGGCTTCCTGGTGATCCGCCTCTCCATGAGGATCCTCCCCACCGCCTTCTCCCTGGAGCACATCCCAAGAATCCTGGCGCCCAGCGGGACGCTGCACAGCGCCCCCCGAGACTTCACCGTCTAc GGTCTGGATGATGAGAGTCAGGAGAGAGGGAAGCTGCTGGGCTCCTACACCTACGACGAGGACGGAGAAGCTCTGCAGACCTACGCCGTCACC GAGGAGAATGACCGAACCTTCCAGATCATCGAGGTTCAGGTGTTGTCCAACTGGGGCCACCAGGAGTACACCTGCATGTACCGCTTCAGGGTGCACGGGACGTCCGGAGACACCTGA